One part of the Xiphophorus maculatus strain JP 163 A chromosome 1, X_maculatus-5.0-male, whole genome shotgun sequence genome encodes these proteins:
- the crebzf gene encoding CREB/ATF bZIP transcription factor, with translation MITRRRSRAMEVPSVDVEEVDVMENVHDLPSPSDPLAADDTDPSGIELDDLFEDLKWTLEKDSPSLLFGVDLADLEAHSDINQNSGFDASSRSSPDITSSGSRMKNRQNQSNHVINKNAIAARLNRLKKKEHVNTLEKQVGVLSTENAVLKQENCQLTKRVEELEDETRYLRAVLANESMLAQLLSRLSGVNGMKLSSSLFQGPRSNEHDYALPRKRVKVEEKETSGGVCLHVDKNHVSVEFCPKCAESASTSLKM, from the coding sequence ATGATCACAAGGAGGAGAAGCCGTGCCATGGAGGTGCCGTCGGTAGACGTTGAGGAGGTGGACGTAATGGAAAATGTTCACGATCTCCCCAGCCCTTCTGATCCGCTTGCTGCTGATGACACCGATCCTTCAGGAATCGAGCTAGACGACCTGTTCGAAGATTTGAAATGGACTCTAGAAAAAGATTCTCCCTCTCTACTCTTTGGCGTCGATCTTGCCGATCTAGAAGCACACAGCGACATAAACCAAAACTCGGGGTTTGACGCTTCGTCCCGCTCGTCTCCAGACATAACGTCTTCTGGCTCCAGGATGAAAAACCGACAAAACCAGTCGAACCACGTCATCAACAAAAACGCCATCGCTGCCAGATTGAACCGTCTCAAGAAGAAGGAGCACGTCAACACCCTGGAGAAGCAGGTTGGCGTTCTGTCAACGGAGAACGCCGTGCTCAAACAAGAGAACTGTCAGTTGACTAAACGGGTGGAAGAATTGGAGGATGAAACCAGGTATCTGAGAGCTGTGCTGGCCAATGAGAGCATGTTAGCCCAGCTCTTGTCCAGACTGAGCGGTGTGAATGGGATGAAATTATCTTCCTCGCTTTTCCAGGGGCCTCGCTCCAACGAGCACGATTATGCGTTGCCCAGGAAGCGGGTGAaggtggaggagaaggagacGTCTGGCGGCGTGTGCCTGCATGTAGACAAGAACCACGTCTCAGTGGAATTCTGCCCAAAGTGTGCAGAGAGCGCGAGCACGTCGCTCAAAATGTAG